ttataataaagttcatacagaataaaaatttcaaagaaagtattttatatcaaaacttttttttatgtatataggAGTAGTTTATGAAGGCCGAAATTATGGACCAGTTGATTATATTTGCAACGAATCTGTTGATTTTTTCCACATATGTAAACATGTTACAAAAATGGCATGTCATTTGGCCTTTGAAAATGCCTCAcgattaaataaatgttatacagATGTAGATATTATAAACCCAGATTGTGGACATCCAACTGTTGTAAAGTGTTATGATaaccaaatgttaaaaaatttaccattaAAAGATCCTATATCTGAGataaaagaagaagaaatttCTCTGCAGTTTAATAATCATCTTCAAAATCACAAGTGCacatttaacattttgtttcaTCGTAGATGTGGACATAGTGAGAAAATTCAATGTTATAAGGTAAGAGGTAAACATAACCAAGTGTGTGTGGTGTCTGTAGATATTATTAATCCTTTATGTGGACATAAACTATCTTTACCATGTCATTTATCTGATTTAAGTGATTGGAAACCTTGGAAAAATGGAACTTGTAGTAAGTTTGTTAATAATGTGTTGTTTGATGACTGTCCACCCCCTATCTTTCCTTCTAATGAACTTTTCAACATTGTAAAAAGGTGTAAGAGTAAAATTAATGTTCAAAGAAAGTCTTGTGGTCATCAATACAGTATAGATTGTGGAGTTGCTTTTAATGAGCTGTCAAATAAAACTTTACGTATCTGCAGCGAAGTAATAAAAGATGTACATTTAAACTGTGGTCACATAAAAACAATGAGTTGTTCATCAtatcaaatatacaaaaataaccCAGAAAGTTATTCATGCACTGAACAAGTTATTATGAGTTGCTGGAATATTAAAAACTGTAAGGAAAAGGTACTAACAGAATGTTGCAAACGAAGTGATAGGTGTAACTGCAAAAAGAAAATAGATTGGACTTGCCTCAATGGTCATACCATTAAAAAAACTCCAATATGTCAAAAAGGAATCTTTTTGGAATGCCATGATTGCATTTTTGAATCAtcaaaaaagaacattttaaatgctgcagaaaatttagatttactcaaattttttccaaatgaaTTAAAGTcatttgaatttgaagaatTGATAAGCTCCGATTGTTTAAATGGTTTCTTGCATTCTCAAAGTAAACTGATTGAATATGTTTCAAGTTGGCTAATAAAACAAAGCTCTTTAAAACGCCCACGTATtgaatttatgtatgttttatgttttattttgttgactgatcaaacaatatataaaaaaccataTTCAAAAGATATGTTCCGCAAGGCTTCAACATTCAATGGCATTGAAGTTTTAGAATGGACCCTTAACAATGTAAAACAACTGATAACTGAAgcagaaaagaaaagaataaaatttgttgaaattcTTTTTGGTGTAGCCCTTGTATGCAACACAAAGGTTGAGTCAGAAGTAAAAACTTATGATGCaagaaaaagaatatataaaatagcAAATGATATTACAAATAGTGGATATGATAGCCTTCAACACTGTAGTAGCAATTGGGAATATCTTATTTTATGGTATCCTTACGTATTTGCTCCTACTCATAAGTTAAAACTTCAAACATCACAATTAAAACGGCTGTATGATCAGTTGAAAATTTCACAAAAGTCAAACATGTTAAGCAGAAAAAGCTTTAAGGAAAAGTTTCCTCAGCAAATTATTCCTGATGATGCTTCTTCATTAGTGATTGACATACATGTAAAATATTCTTCTGAAGAAGTATCTAACTTTGAAACAGTTAATGCATATGATGGTATAAATATTCAAGATAAGTGGAATGGAAAAAGCATGGGAAGGACAgtgaaaagtttacaaaatgagttattaaagaaacttcAATTTTGCATTAATCCTTCAAGGTATAACTCTcgctttttatatatatatatgtatatatatatatatatatatatatatatatatatatatacatatatatatatatttacttatatatatagatatatatgtgtgtgtgtatatttatatatataaatgtttatatacataaatatatcaaCTTATTTCCTTGCACAGCGgacttgttcatcaaggtttgtgttttggagttaaagagttgagagagggttatgatcacaattaagtagcctccttctCTGTAGGGGCCTTCTGGGCcttagggaggtgaattaacaaaaaatatataaatatttatagtacatatatatacaaggccgaGATGAAAATTTTCCAAAGTTCTATATTATGAAATAACACTggatttaacaaatttttaaatacaaaatatttaagtgtacatatatatatacatatatgaataaatatatatatatatatatatatatatatatatatatatatatatacacatatatacatatatatatatatatatatatatatatatatatatatatatatatatatatatatatatatatatatatatatatatatatatatatatctgcaaATTCACCTaccattcaaataaaaaacagatcCCATTCAAAAATCACAAGCGAAACATAATTTGGTACAACCCACCTTTCAGTACCAATGTTGCAACAAAAATAGGAAGTCGTTTTTTGAACATGGTAGACCTGCACTTTCTGGTTGGTCACAAACTTCGTaagatatttaattaaaataccaTTAAAATAAGCTACTCATGTATGCCAAACATTAAGTCCATCATTAATTCGCACAATCACAGGATATTATATAGCCAAGGTAAAGATGAGGGAAAAACATGCAACTGTGTCAATAAATCCATCTGTCCCATGAACAATCAGTGCTTGTCGAAGAACATTGTTTATCAAGCAACCGTGTCGTCAAATGAACCTGActacaaagaaaaagtatattttggctTATGTGAAACTCCATTTAAATTTCGGTATGCTAACcatctaaaatcttttaacattaataactataaaaatgatACCGAATTGTCTAAAGAAATTTGGGACATAAAAGTCAAAATGTTTACACCCTTAATTAAGTGGAAAATTGTAAAACGTTGCAATCCTTATAACACTTCGTcaaaaatttgcaatctttgtTTATACgaaaaattccttattttaacatataaaggTGATAACTTGTTAAATAAACGAAATGAGTTGATTTCAAAATGCAGACACAAGAATAAATTCCTCTTATCTTTTTTTGACACCGGTGATTAgctgatattttgttttttcttagcaACGTTAAGATCCCACTACacagtattttgtaattttagcggttttttttgtttttgaatttgtattcaatggctgatgattgccgtataggcatgaaacttaaagtaccatagaaaaagttgttttttcttcgttaatatatatgtatatcactCTATTTGAAgtatctttttaatattgagcactcttttacgactatgagttttgttttattattataatacaaaacagccctaaatatcaatatatatatatatatatatatatatatatatatatatatatatatatatatatatatgtatgtatgtatatattaaagtagaaaattactggaaaaaaaagataatggtTAACAGGcgacttaaattaaaataccgTGGTATTTTAATTGCCAAAAAATACCAAGAAAACATATTAGAAACCAAATTACTCCCATCTATTGATGATTTGTTTGAGGGCAAAACAGAAACCTTTGTGTTTCAGCAGGTCAGTGCTACATGCCACACCGCAAAAACTGTCAAAAATTGGTTTAAAGCCAAAAAGATAAACGTTTTGAAGTGGCCTGGAAACAGTCCGGACCTGAATCCGGTAGAAAGCCTGTGGTCTCAACTGAAAAAACTTGTAAGGAAAGAAAAACCTGGGAACAAGCGACAATTAATAGAGGCCATAATTAAGTCCTGGTTTCACGTAATCAGCACTGAAGATTTGGGCAATTTAGTGGACTCAATGCCTCGTAGGATTGCtgcagtaataaaaataatggatatccatcaaaataatgttttttttttaataagccatttttttaataacatgttTTGTAAGCTGTAAAACGTAAATCCACCATGATCTGCCACTTTGTccttaaattgttatatttttatataaaaattgtgaattttactcaaaattttagtatttcttAATCTAAACACATcgaaaaataataatcaatataGAAAACCGCATAAATatgattattttctttaaaaaaacgcgGCAAAGTGAAgttttcatatattttgaaGGGGTGTccattagggtgtcccaaaaaaaaaggtttttgcatGCATGTTTTTCCCATTCCGTTTTGTCTACTAAGTTCATATGTatgactaaaatttttttttgaggtcAATTTCAGCTATATGTAAAATCTGAATTTcttcatttttgataaaatttgacattttataaCACTATTTTAGATGCGGAcctaataattttacatttttaatgccCCTTACCCTAGAGGATTTGAAAGCCAATGATTTTAGACTATATAAGATTCAATCCatctgacatttttttttatagaaggtTCATTGAAGCCTGGTTCacagaaaattttgataataatgactTCTTGAACAACCTTTGTGTTTTCTGTATACTGTTTTGTTTTAActggtttttgtttattattttgattttaacagCTTATAGTAATAACTAGAAActtgttttactaaaataagaactaattttttgatatataattatgtaatagtTATGAATATCttcaatatacatatatttacttgaaaattgtatcataaagtttttttagggggaaattagaattaaatttttttaatattgttttaggattaactaataataagaataataactTAAATGGGTCgtactcaaaaaaacaaaaaaaagaagagtgaGAAGAGAAAGTACAGCCTGTCAACAAATccaaggaggctactttttcTCTTAAGTACACAATCAATGGGCTTCCAATAAACCAGCTGGCAACCATTGGAAATATTCTTAGATACATCCAGTTTCTAAAATCTCTTAGGTAAAACaagtaattattattgttatataaatatactataaaacaatgataaaatttttaaatggtctATTTTATGCAATACAGATTTAATCTAATATCACCCCATCCCCTACAAGTGTTAAAAATGAGACACAATGAGGCAAAAAATTacgtaagaaaaaaaaatagcataatGATTAATACttgtctatttttattttagatctaTAAGATTTCAATCTACTAAGTTGATAGTAGCCTGCCCTCAGAAACATGAGAACAGGGATCTGATCTGTAAAGATGTGTTGCCTCCGCTGTAATAGACACTTGGAAGAAAGCAGGGTTTCAAGATTTTATCATCAGTGGATCCAGTGTTAAGGATAAGATACTGAAGCTCCATAATAAGTacataaatttgtatcatctcAAATCATTAAACTGGAACTCTAGTGATGGTAACTTCTCAAAGATACAGACAGAGTTTTTAGAGGAGAGTAATACACTCTTTGATATTTCATtagcaaattttaaacaaaaagtaaatcagGATCGTTTTTGTTCTGAGAATGCCAAAGATGAGGATATTCAGTTCTATCTAGATCAAAAAGGAGAGCGAAACATGTATATTACAGAAGAAATTGATGAAGTATTACAAAATtcagatgaaaataaaaatattaggctCAAGAGAATGGAGGAGGCAATAGGTAAAGGTAGAATCACAATGAATACAGTAAAATCCAATGACCTTGAGGTTTCTTTGCATTCATCTGAAAATGATTCTGAATCAGAACCAAGTTTAGATTctttatttgatgaaaattcACCTAATAGACTCAGTCATTCTACTAAATCTAAGATAATGCTAAGTATAAGTGCTGAAGATCTGGTTGACTGTACTCCTGCAGTTTCCGCCTAATACAGAGTAGGTATACGACCACAAACTTCCATAGTAGCTGCTATTTGCAATAAAGCTGGTGTGAATCTAGAAGATATTATTCTATCAAGAAGTACAGTTCATAGAAAGAGATTTCAAAAAATAGAGACAGTAGGAGATAAACTCAGATAAGAAATTATAACTACTCTGAAGGGAAAAAAGCTATGTTTTCATTTTGATGGAAAACGGGTAAAACAGATTGAAGTAGATCTGAAAATAACTGTTTCTGTAGAAAGAATAGCGGTGAGTGTTACATCCCCTGATATGGATGACACAGATGACGTACTGCTAGGTGTTGTTCAGACAGCAAGTTTCAAAGGTAGTGACCAGGCTGTAGCAATTTTGAATCTGCTAGAATACCTCAAAATTGTTGATCAAATATTTGCTGTTTGCTGCGATACTACAGCATCTAATACTGGAATACACTCTGGAGCTGTTGTTATCCTTGGCTCCATCCTTAACACTCCACTTTTATGGTTTCTCTGTAGAAGACATATGCTAGAAATACACATCTCACACTTTATGGAGGCTTTGAGTGGAGAGAAGACGAAGGGCCCAAGAAAAGGGCTGTATGTCAAACTCCAGAAAAATTGGTATTCAGTCAAGAAAGAGGTGGACAAGATGCTAGACCTAGTTAGGTTTGATTGGAGTCAGCTTCAGACTGGGTCACCCCTTAATGAAATTGCTAAAAAAGCTCTGGAGTTCGGAAAAGAAGCCCTTGcctcaaaaacatttttcaggAATGATTACAGGAAACTATGTGagctttttgttttctatttaggAGGAGAAGTACCTGGATTTTGTTTCCATCAACCTGGAGCCTGCCATGAAGCCAGGTAaagtatattgaaaaaataaaaccttatagataaattataaaatttgtgtaagtattataaataacatataaataaaaaatatgataaatattaatggtaacaaaattttaatctttaggTTTATGGTTGATGCTTTATACATTCTTACCTTGAGAATAACGGATAAGATCACCATGATTATGAGCAAAAAGGAAGGAAATATGATAGAGACAGCGGCAATCTTCGCATCTGTCTGGTATGCACCTTGGTTTCTAAAGTCTTATTTGGTTGCAAAATCACCCTTAAATGATCTTGCCGGTTTCAAAAATGCATTTAGTATCAAAGATAAATATCCCAATCTTGGTTCAGCATTGGTTGCTAGTATGCAAAGACACAACTGGTACTTGACTGAGCAGTTGGTGCTGCTATCGCTGGCTGATGAAGATGTAGAGCAGGAAGTGAAGAAAAAGATGTTGGACAGATGAGTTTAGTATGACGTTCCTGACAAGTTCAAAACTAGAAAACCTGAACTACCCGTCATATCAGAGTCCACTGAGCTTTGGGAATTAGTAGGTCCAGAAAGTTGGCTTCTGTTGAAAATTGCTGAAGTCCCTAATGGTTAAGTAGAACTGTGGAGGAAGGAAAAAGCTTTGAAGTCATtagatttattcaaaaaatgtgttaaaaatttGACTTGCGTTAACGATTGTGCAGAAAGGAACATACGCCTTATTTAGGACTTTGTAGGTGGATACAAATCTGACAttatgcaacaaaatttaatgcTGGTGGCAAGTGACAATAGAAAGAAGCTTAAAAAGGTTCTTTCTAAATCccagttaaaaaatgtatagtttattattcctaaaatacatatttttttaaacatttttgtatttttattaaaaaaatgtgtaaaatttaggattttaacaaaaaatggaaTTTTTGCATATAGCTAAAATTGATTTccgaaaatgtttttttatatatatttactatcaAGAGACATAAGAGAATGGGGAAAAACTGCATGcacattgaaattaaaaaaaaagtgcaaatttAGGACACCCTAGTGTCCATTCCTATGGCCActagtgtgtgtatatatatatatatatatatatatatatatatatatatatatatatatatatatatatatatatatatatatatatatatatatatatatatatatatatatatacatatatatatatatatatatatatatatatatatatatatatatatatatatatatatatatgaaaattactaaaaaatgtatataaaatatatatttatatataaatataatatataatatatatatatatatatgaaaattactgaaaaatttatataaaatatatatttatatatatataatatatataatatatatatatatatatatatatatattaaaattactgaaaaatatatataaaatatatatatatatttttttttttttttaaaacatcttctcttccaacaaggctgcaagcagcCACTTAttaaagttggaagttactgtaaaagaaaagaacaagattgtagagcaagataacgattgacagacgatttaaaagattgcaaattatatgaatcaggaaagcaagatgaaggaagcgaattccaaagagctgatgttcgaggaaaacaaactagacgaataagcgtttttggagcacttaggaacagtcacagaaaaaggatgacacttaattgaatgacgagtaacgcgagaatgaattttagtagatggcacaagagacgttagctcttttgagcagtgcccattatagtatttgtagaaaagagaaagagaagcaacattacgacgatgtgataatggttgaaggttggctgcaagagcaggtccaactatgtttacaatgcgtttttgcaccttgtctaaaagagaaagggcatcattagaagatccgccccagatatggcaacagtattccatacaaggccggatttgagatttatagaggtagaaaatagaatccagagtaagaaagtggcgagctcaataaagagatgcaaccttagcagatgctaattttgcaaccgatttgatatatggtttccaagaaagattggaagtaagagttaatcctagaagatgaagagtaggtgactcatcgagtacatcaccgtttataaatataggaagatctaaattattgcgataacgattggctgaaaaaaattgagttttatctgaattaaagttcaccagccactgtgagccccatgctgtagcagaagtgagatccttttcaagctcaaatgccgcCTCAAAGCAATCAGAGGGTGTTGGTTTCTTATCacgacaagaataaatggtagtatcatcagcaaacaatgccaccttagatgtgagaatatctgtaagatcgttaatgtaaattaaaaagagtatagggccaaggatagaaccatGAGGAAtccctgaagttacagaataagaagaagagtgttgtccatcgaggacaacttttatgctacgattggaaaggaaggattcaatgatcttaaagatgttgccggatacaccataagaagaaagcttatggagaagaccagcatgccaaactttatcaaacgcttttgaaatgtcaagagcgatggccttaacctctccaccttcaTCTAATGGACGATAAAACCtgtcagttattactgttagcaaatcagctgtagaacaagaagatcgaaatccatattgatggtcagaaagtaagttattagattcaagatgagaaattaagtgtttgttaattaaagattcaaaaaccttgcttatgataggaagaagacttatgggacggtagttagacgaatcagatcgctccccagaatttttgaagatagggataacagatgcggctttccagcaggctggaaaacaagactctgataagcacttgttgaatagttttgagagtatagacgacagctctggAGAGCACTTCTGCAAGAcaataacaggtatgttgtctgggccacaagctgtagaagagtttagacaggaaatcactttagatacagatgCTGAAGTGATATGAATGTCAAGCAgtagatcaacctgtttgttggcaatatcaggtagaacgcaactagtggaatcaagagatgatattgatgaaaagtttttagcaaacagttcagctttgtctttaggtgaggtgacaaagtctgaaccatacaagagaggtggaattatagatttgcccttattattgttattattaaagattctccagaagtcacgagagcctaatttttgagatgagatacgagatttcatgacctgagaatagcgggttttggcgttagacaaaacctttttacagttgtttctagcagtaataaacagacgtctgttttctggagaattgttttgctgataaatatggaagtaacggtttcgattggcaatcgCAGCAGCACagtgtgaggaaaaccatggaggagagtgaggcttgacctggaccatttatatatatataatatatataatatatatatatatatatatatatatatatatatatatatatatatatatatatatatatatatatatatatattaaaattactgaaaaatatatataaaatatatatttttatatatataatataaatatttttttatatatatatatgaaaattgctgaaaaatatatatattatatacatttatatatatataataaatataatataaataatgggGAAGAGTGGTGTACCTCATAggtattttcaaacttttacaaatattaaaaaaaaatacaatatgttgtgtaatgatatattttcaaGAACTTTAGTTACTCtaggattttttattaaacatcctgacatattttttcatccttttttttaagtttaaaaaacagcTTACATTACAGGCAAAGTACACCACCGGTGGTGTACCTTAGAGGTATGTATTTTGTACCTTAAAGgtgttattgttttaataaattaagaaataacgttaattaagaaaaaagtaataacaaatatctacattaaagtttagtaataataagtatttcACTTTGATTTGGCATTTTCCTACTCTTCATTCAGGTAATCAAAGTTAAAGACAAATGAGTTTCTCCAGCTGTTGTGCTGAACCTCCTGTAATAGAGGGATGTGGCAACCAAAAGACCATGTTTAACTTGTCCAACTTATACACAATTTAATAATTGCTTTGATAATTCAAGAAAATtaccaaagaaaaaataacaattaaaaaaaaatatttacaaaaaaatacacacaTCATTATACTAAAGAAAttcttaataaacaaaaaaaatatcataataaactataacaatatattacattaaaaagatactttcataacaaatattacttataatagtatttacaa
The nucleotide sequence above comes from Hydra vulgaris chromosome 09, alternate assembly HydraT2T_AEP. Encoded proteins:
- the LOC136084824 gene encoding uncharacterized protein LOC136084824, translated to MDDTDDVLLGVVQTASFKGSDQAVAILNLLEYLKIVDQIFAVCCDTTASNTGIHSGAVVILGSILNTPLLWFLCRRHMLEIHISHFMEALSGEKTKGPRKGLYVKLQKNWYSVKKEVDKMLDLVRFDWSQLQTGSPLNEIAKKALEFGKEALASKTFFRNDYRKLCELFVFYLGGEVPGFCFHQPGACHEARFMVDALYILTLRITDKITMIMSKKEGNMIETAAIFASVWYAPWFLKSYLVAKSPLNDLAGFKNAFSIKDKYPNLGSALVASMQRHNWYLTEQLVLLSLADEDVEQEVKKKMLDR